CGGAGAGACGGCAGGCGACTGTCTGATCCGCCGGCACGCCCTTGACCTCGACGATGACCGGCTGGTCATCGACACGCACGTCGAGCAGCCCGGCGATCGCTTGGGCAGCCTCGTCGGTGTGACGCTGAAGGAGGGGCGCAGCGCTCGCTGCGTCGGTCCAGCCTTGGCTGCTGAGCTGCTCCAAGAGCAGGAGCGTGTCGACGTTGGCAGCAGTCGGGGGCTCCAGCGCCGACACGAAGGCGACCACTGCCGCATCAGGTGCTCCGCCGGACAGCGTGACTCGAACACAGGGACCGTCGACCTGCGAGAGCACCGGAGCAGGCCTGCCGACGCCCAGCATCTCGGTCACCATCCGATCGATGCCGACCCCTTGACGCTCGGCGAGACCGAGCGCAGCGAGAGCCTGTGCGAGGCGGCGATAGCGGGGCACAGCCGGGTGGGTGATCGCGTTGTCCGGCGAGACCCCGCCGATGAAGCCGCCCGGGGACACGACCGCCAGGGTGTCACCGACATGCTCGACCACCGTCGGTTGCGGCACCAGCCAGTCACGGTGCGTCACGCCGTTGACGACCGCTTCGCGGAACGCGCGTTCGGGTATCGCCCGGATCTGTCGATGCACAAACCCTTGGTCTATGTGGATAGTCCGGTTCGCGGCTCGGCCGGCGCGTTCGACTTCCCAGACCTGCTCCACCAGCGGCCCAGTCCCTTCGATCCGCTCGAGGCTGTCCCCGCCGGGCCTGTCCCGCCGCATGTAGTCGATGCCCACGAAGGGGGTCTCCACGAACAGCAACGACCCGGCGTTGGTGAGCCGCCCGTCGGCATCGAGCAGTTCCAGGCGTGTCAACAGGTCACGATCGCGTGCATCGGCGAGTTCCCGGCCTGCCGGCGTGCCGCGGTCGCGCAGATAGCGACGGGCGATGTCGACAGCAGCGGGGCGTGCGTCGGCGAGCGTGTGCTGAGACGGCTCCGCTGACCAGTCGTAGCCGAGCCGCTGGAGCGACTGCGCCCTCCACGTCACCGGGTCGACTTCGACGCAGTTGGCGCCGACACGCCAACGCAGCCTGCTGCCGTGTCGGACGGGTTCAAGCGCCTCGGGAACCGTGAGCACGAGCAGTCGCCGCGTGTTGATCGTCTCAGGCCGGATGGCGACCGTCAGCAGTCGCTGTGTGAGTTCCCAGATGCGGTGCCGCAGCCATCCCGTGTCGAGTTCCGTGC
This genomic stretch from Deltaproteobacteria bacterium harbors:
- a CDS encoding putative DNA binding domain-containing protein, with amino-acid sequence MTLGHLGGDPIERHVATALDRIAAGVPPADIEHAHLDLKEEPGRRDTRGSVVLGSMRNEEAAAYLAGEMACMANTPGGGAIVLGVADDGEVIGTELDTGWLRHRIWELTQRLLTVAIRPETINTRRLLVLTVPEALEPVRHGSRLRWRVGANCVEVDPVTWRAQSLQRLGYDWSAEPSQHTLADARPAAVDIARRYLRDRGTPAGRELADARDRDLLTRLELLDADGRLTNAGSLLFVETPFVGIDYMRRDRPGGDSLERIEGTGPLVEQVWEVERAGRAANRTIHIDQGFVHRQIRAIPERAFREAVVNGVTHRDWLVPQPTVVEHVGDTLAVVSPGGFIGGVSPDNAITHPAVPRYRRLAQALAALGLAERQGVGIDRMVTEMLGVGRPAPVLSQVDGPCVRVTLSGGAPDAAVVAFVSALEPPTAANVDTLLLLEQLSSQGWTDAASAAPLLQRHTDEAAQAIAGLLDVRVDDQPVIVEVKGVPADQTVACRLSDAARQRLAHRLARLSTPAGRDAMFVSWAIERGRVSSTEAADLADITPGYANQRLAALAHDGELMPARAKRRGRGFHYIPSAGQQ